A window of the Longimicrobium terrae genome harbors these coding sequences:
- a CDS encoding laccase domain-containing protein gives MAGGARQITEVLAEGEVPLWVHPEWRERFPWLVQGTTGRGREDEPFDLGLSGAQPVGQAVDRWRRLRAASGLDVVAHSRQVHAADLWIHREVGAPGIQVMDGFDGHITDRRGLLITVGVADCVPVSVIDPATSVVAMLHAGWRGTAAGIVERAIHRMVESWQAAPEGMHVHCGPAICGECYEVGPEVHEAVNPGFPVPEGRANIDVRASIVRRVMELGVPAENVTVSTHCTRCGEPDFFSHRGGSKARQMGVLGMVERR, from the coding sequence GTGGCTGGCGGAGCGCGGCAGATTACGGAAGTGCTCGCGGAGGGTGAAGTTCCACTCTGGGTTCACCCGGAGTGGCGCGAGCGCTTTCCCTGGCTGGTGCAGGGAACCACGGGGCGCGGGCGGGAAGACGAGCCGTTCGACCTCGGCCTGTCGGGTGCGCAGCCGGTGGGGCAGGCGGTGGACCGCTGGCGGCGCCTGCGCGCGGCCAGCGGGCTGGACGTGGTGGCGCACTCGCGGCAGGTGCACGCGGCGGATCTGTGGATTCACCGCGAGGTGGGCGCGCCGGGGATTCAGGTGATGGACGGCTTTGACGGCCACATCACCGACCGCCGCGGGCTGCTGATCACCGTGGGCGTGGCGGACTGCGTTCCCGTTTCCGTCATCGATCCGGCCACCTCCGTCGTGGCGATGCTGCACGCGGGGTGGCGGGGAACGGCGGCCGGCATCGTGGAGCGCGCCATCCACCGCATGGTGGAAAGCTGGCAGGCGGCGCCGGAGGGGATGCACGTGCACTGCGGCCCGGCGATCTGCGGCGAGTGCTACGAGGTGGGGCCGGAGGTGCACGAGGCGGTGAACCCCGGGTTTCCCGTTCCGGAAGGGCGCGCCAACATCGACGTCCGCGCGTCCATCGTGCGGCGGGTAATGGAGTTGGGCGTGCCTGCGGAGAACGTCACCGTTTCCACGCACTGCACCCGGTGCGGCGAGCCGGACTTCTTTTCGCACCGCGGCGGGTCCAAGGCGCGGCAGATGGGGGTTCTGGGGATGGTGGAGCGGCGGTAA